In Acidobacteriota bacterium, the DNA window ACCCAACCGCTGGAAATATGACCGGCGGGTATTTATTCAAAATGTGGGGCCTTCCGGCGGCGGCCATTGCCATCTGGCACACCGCTCGACCCGACCAAAAAGCCAAAGTCGGGAGCATTATGGTCTCGGGTGCGTTGACCTCATTCCTGACTGGAATCACTGAACCGATTGAATTTGCCTTTTTGTTTCTGGCACCCCGGCTGTATGGAATGCACGCCGTGTTGTGTGGTCTGGCTTATTTTCTGTGTATCAAGCTCGGCATCAAACACGGCATGACCTTTTCCCACGGCATGATTGATTACATCGTCCTGTTTCCCAAATCGCACAATGCCATCTGGCTGCTGGCCCTGGGTCCACTTTGGGCCGGGGTGTACTATGGCGTGTTTCGGTTTGCCATTCAAAAATTTGATCTCAAAACACCTGGGCGCGAAGCCGAAGCCCTGTCAATCGCCGACGCCCATACCGAAGTGGCCCATAGCATGGCCCGGCAACTGGTGCTGGCCTTTGGTGGTCGCAGCAACATCGCCGGCCTCGATGCCTGCATTACCCGGCTCCGCGTCAGCCTCCACGATATTTCAAAGGTCAACGCCGCCAAGCTCAAAGCCCTCGGTGCCGCTGGCGTGCTCACGGTTGGGAATGGGGTACAGGCTATTTTCGGAACTCAGTCGGAAAATCTCAAAACCGACATGTCCGAATACCTGAAAGTGGCCGGACCCGAAGCCGAAGTGACCGAAGAAAGCTCGCCAGTCAAAGACGCGCCGCCGTCAACGGTGGTCTCGAAGTTGCGCGATCCTGAAGCGGCTGAAAAAGCCCGGCGATTGATTCAGGCACTGGGCGGAGCTTCAAATATTCAGCGAGTTGATGCCTGTGCCGAAACCCGCTTACGGCTGGTGCTTTCAAACCCGGCCAAAATTGATGAATCAGCCTTGAAAGCGGCTGGGACCGGCGGTGTGATGAAACTGGCGGGCGGCGTGATTCACCTGCTGGTTGGCCTTAACTCTGACCAGTATGCCGCTGAAATAAATGCTCAACTCAGCACCCAATAATTTCCCTCACTATAACCAGCACAGCTTTCATAGTTCATCCAGGCAAAAGATGACTTTTCTTTCACAGCCTCTGAAAAAGTTTCATCTAACGACTGGAGAAAAACAGAAAATTCCTGAAAATAAAGCTTGACAATTGAGGGGGGGGGGCACCTTATTATGTGGGAAGCAGGTTTTATTTTGGCCATCTGCACCTCGCCAGGCTTTATGCTCAGGCAAACCAACACGCTTTGCCGGTTGGGTATTCTTCAGTCATCAAGGAACACTTCCTCAAGCCAGACTTCACTTTCAGATGAATACAGTTGA includes these proteins:
- the ptsG gene encoding PTS glucose transporter subunit IIBC, which encodes MMLWRNAFSVLQKIGKAMMLPVSVMPVAGILLGVGSAHLFFIPESVSNIMAQSGGAIFGNLPLIFAIAVAVGLTENDGVAAVAATVGFVVLLATMGTTAKMMNVETKPIMGIDSIETGVFGGILIGLIAAWAFNRFYRITLPSYLGFFAGKRSVPIITAFAAIGTGIVMSFIWPPIGAGINTACRWAANERPDLAFSLYGFVERLLIPFGLHHIWNVPFFFEVGKYLDPSTGKYVTGEINRFVAGDPTAGNMTGGYLFKMWGLPAAAIAIWHTARPDQKAKVGSIMVSGALTSFLTGITEPIEFAFLFLAPRLYGMHAVLCGLAYFLCIKLGIKHGMTFSHGMIDYIVLFPKSHNAIWLLALGPLWAGVYYGVFRFAIQKFDLKTPGREAEALSIADAHTEVAHSMARQLVLAFGGRSNIAGLDACITRLRVSLHDISKVNAAKLKALGAAGVLTVGNGVQAIFGTQSENLKTDMSEYLKVAGPEAEVTEESSPVKDAPPSTVVSKLRDPEAAEKARRLIQALGGASNIQRVDACAETRLRLVLSNPAKIDESALKAAGTGGVMKLAGGVIHLLVGLNSDQYAAEINAQLSTQ